In one window of Haloarcula sp. H-GB4 DNA:
- a CDS encoding HNH endonuclease gives MKEGIESQYDDPDSYRGEYPPDWAYRIVFRKQLDNNTCTNCGTRFPAEDLEVVRRIPAENGGTNKTTNLLTVCSTCEEDIKQTGRLNLPASANQEPASSPEADSHRVLALQSEVPITEEVEGETEGNGQSRGVSRLEASHVETQSRSPLAVTTTTEDSDEQSDQDDTDERVGWRRLFVASVGGTAMFLTYFCAFGISYFLSSLAGDVAFYGLPLAGLVAGVRWRLSTAIASVCVVLMYAAVWESISTELLMSPLAWIPVVAPLAGIAYGLITERTEFSLRNLPSDPRLVVQRFR, from the coding sequence ATGAAGGAAGGTATCGAATCGCAGTACGACGACCCTGACAGCTACCGGGGCGAGTACCCACCAGACTGGGCGTACCGGATCGTCTTCCGGAAGCAGTTGGACAACAACACTTGCACCAACTGCGGGACGCGGTTCCCTGCGGAGGATTTGGAAGTCGTGCGACGAATCCCCGCCGAGAACGGCGGGACAAACAAGACCACGAACCTGCTGACAGTGTGTTCTACCTGCGAAGAAGACATCAAGCAGACGGGACGCCTGAACCTGCCAGCGTCAGCGAACCAAGAGCCAGCAAGCAGTCCAGAAGCAGACTCCCACAGAGTGCTTGCGTTGCAGAGCGAAGTCCCGATCACTGAGGAGGTCGAGGGCGAAACGGAGGGCAACGGGCAGTCTCGTGGTGTCTCCCGGCTGGAAGCCAGCCACGTCGAGACACAGTCGAGGAGTCCTCTTGCAGTCACCACGACGACCGAGGACAGCGACGAGCAGTCCGACCAGGACGACACCGACGAGCGTGTTGGATGGCGACGGCTATTCGTTGCGTCGGTAGGAGGCACAGCGATGTTTCTGACATACTTCTGTGCGTTTGGTATCTCCTATTTCCTGTCCTCGCTTGCGGGTGATGTAGCGTTCTATGGCCTCCCACTGGCCGGGCTCGTAGCGGGAGTCCGGTGGCGGCTGTCGACAGCCATTGCATCCGTCTGCGTTGTTTTGATGTACGCTGCCGTCTGGGAGTCTATCTCGACGGAACTGCTCATGTCTCCGTTGGCGTGGATTCCCGTGGTTGCGCCACTGGCTGGGATTGCCTACGGACTCATAACCGAGCGCACTGAGTTCTCGCTGCGGAACCTTCCTTCAGATCCGCGACTGGTGGTCCAGCGCTTCCGTTGA
- a CDS encoding DUF6610 family protein, whose translation MSSEARHSWSAAAVGDAQQAEYIGFLHREPFVIDAYRLGFAVGVREDYTYQSSLRNVDVPIEILDNDFRNPDLDRYIERFEQYEPSVGMLGDAYDRQEARRYNQAARELKRKFPGTEVIIVPKCRDTIDVIDEDMILGYPMGYSDQTADEYTDIVDWRGRRVHLLGASPTKQYPVIEELTQPRVTGEEPADIVGVDWNGIHLAALHGEYFSPHGYASADHLSIRETVQQSLRHIRSYWKSRGVWPTVETDRTPLTAEPMDPVWAADGSRATVNGLEDAIVVEYENGQTLAYRSQHERDRVEYRAGLTPSEVHG comes from the coding sequence ATGTCTTCTGAGGCGCGACACTCTTGGTCAGCGGCGGCTGTCGGCGATGCACAGCAGGCTGAGTACATTGGGTTCCTTCACCGGGAGCCGTTCGTAATCGATGCTTACCGGCTTGGATTCGCCGTCGGCGTTCGCGAGGACTACACCTACCAGTCCTCGCTACGGAACGTCGACGTCCCGATTGAGATTCTAGACAACGACTTTCGGAATCCAGATTTGGACCGGTACATTGAGCGCTTCGAGCAGTACGAGCCATCGGTCGGGATGCTTGGCGACGCATACGACCGGCAGGAAGCGCGACGGTATAACCAAGCCGCACGGGAGCTGAAACGGAAGTTTCCGGGGACAGAGGTTATCATCGTCCCGAAGTGCCGCGACACAATCGACGTGATCGACGAGGATATGATCTTGGGCTACCCGATGGGCTACTCCGACCAGACCGCCGACGAGTACACGGATATTGTGGACTGGCGAGGGCGGCGCGTGCATCTGCTGGGGGCAAGTCCGACAAAGCAGTATCCGGTGATCGAGGAGCTAACACAGCCGCGTGTGACTGGGGAGGAGCCAGCCGATATCGTTGGCGTCGACTGGAACGGGATTCATCTGGCGGCGCTTCACGGCGAGTATTTTTCGCCACACGGCTACGCGAGTGCGGACCACCTCTCGATACGGGAGACGGTTCAACAGAGCTTGCGGCACATCCGGTCATACTGGAAATCGCGGGGTGTGTGGCCGACCGTGGAGACAGACCGGACCCCGCTAACAGCGGAACCGATGGACCCCGTCTGGGCTGCTGACGGTTCGAGAGCAACTGTAAATGGTCTTGAGGATGCGATTGTCGTCGAGTATGAGAACGGACAGACGCTCGCGTACCGGAGCCAACACGAGCGAGACAGAGTAGAGTACCGGGCAGGACTCACTCCCAGTGAAGTTCACGGCTAG
- a CDS encoding DUF790 family protein, whose protein sequence is MLTANLARSRTHEDTITPLFIDASEQQYRETAEELIQIFEAHLGEPKGDLEDTIDQLTIADTDYKVVQGLAKLLKDECEFETVAPVEPHEIRQRLFEKANESYPIVRQPTLGEDTQKLEVYSSVADALGITLEECHQGMYADLEEHKRLVRFGHRVSDECQDAAESSTTTQLTGDSEESYAADTITPDWLLTRYNLALAQAVLYDATEMRVRVWDSFATVFSYVKLFGLMHRIYPIDSNGNRVGSTDAADGYEAILDGAASLFSKSRKYGIRMANFLPALPLCDRWEMEADILDDGGGSTTQTLSFALDDTDDLSSHYAAQSDFDSDVERTLAQKWERANTDWELIQEDDVLDLGAEVMLPDFAIEHSDGRRVIFEIVGFWTPEYLAEKLAKIREANRDNLIVAVSERLDCSSADFDGMDDRVLWFKSGIHVYDVVELAEEYAIEAFSAE, encoded by the coding sequence ATGCTGACAGCTAATCTTGCACGCTCACGGACACATGAGGATACTATCACGCCGCTGTTCATTGACGCCAGCGAGCAGCAGTATCGGGAGACAGCCGAGGAACTCATTCAGATTTTTGAGGCCCATCTCGGTGAACCGAAAGGTGATCTGGAGGACACTATTGACCAACTCACCATCGCAGATACGGACTACAAAGTCGTCCAAGGACTGGCGAAACTGCTGAAAGATGAGTGTGAGTTCGAGACGGTTGCTCCAGTTGAGCCACATGAGATTCGTCAGCGATTGTTCGAGAAGGCAAATGAGTCGTATCCGATTGTTCGCCAGCCCACGCTCGGTGAGGACACGCAGAAGTTAGAAGTGTACAGTTCCGTTGCTGATGCGCTGGGTATCACACTCGAAGAGTGCCACCAGGGGATGTACGCCGACTTGGAGGAACACAAACGACTTGTTCGGTTTGGACACCGTGTTTCCGATGAATGCCAAGATGCGGCGGAGTCCTCAACCACGACTCAACTGACGGGTGATAGTGAGGAATCATATGCAGCGGATACAATTACGCCTGACTGGCTTCTCACCCGCTATAATCTCGCGTTAGCACAGGCTGTCCTCTACGATGCTACCGAGATGCGGGTGCGAGTCTGGGACTCGTTTGCGACGGTATTCAGTTACGTGAAGTTGTTCGGGTTGATGCACCGTATCTATCCAATCGACAGCAACGGCAATCGCGTGGGGAGTACCGATGCAGCAGACGGATACGAAGCTATCTTAGACGGGGCAGCGTCTCTCTTTTCGAAATCACGGAAGTATGGGATACGGATGGCGAACTTTTTGCCCGCACTGCCGTTATGTGATCGGTGGGAGATGGAGGCCGACATTCTGGATGATGGGGGTGGATCGACGACTCAAACGCTTTCATTTGCGCTTGATGACACTGACGACCTGTCTTCACACTACGCTGCGCAGAGCGACTTCGACTCTGATGTGGAACGGACACTTGCACAGAAGTGGGAGCGCGCGAACACGGATTGGGAACTCATACAAGAGGATGACGTGCTGGACTTAGGTGCGGAGGTTATGCTCCCAGACTTCGCCATCGAACATTCAGACGGCCGGCGAGTTATATTCGAGATCGTTGGCTTCTGGACACCAGAGTACCTTGCTGAGAAGTTGGCGAAGATACGCGAGGCAAACCGAGATAATCTCATTGTCGCTGTGTCTGAGCGATTAGACTGTTCGTCTGCGGATTTCGACGGGATGGACGACCGCGTGCTATGGTTCAAATCGGGGATTCACGTCTATGATGTCGTGGAGTTGGCTGAGGAATATGCCATTGAGGCTTTCTCGGCTGAGTAG
- a CDS encoding DUF6884 domain-containing protein, translating into MGCGDAKTDDPAEARNLYTSSYFAVKRTYAEAAVQWARTADRRANTWAVLSAEHGILMPRQTVAPYDTTIEDLRGEPIEGEANYRLPSGDRVESRLDQWALRVHSSLGDWLRRPYATDQQESPCRELVVLAGSDYVDALRERDIFDGRPTAIRTGRETYTALPPKATVRFPFQERDFDGMFDQMDWLSDRAEELSSAAGPARRSELSAFDGGFERDSATWQTDHSGVDVEGTEQAGLDAFENVPERFLATRQTILATDGGEGEQDG; encoded by the coding sequence ATCGGATGCGGCGATGCGAAAACCGACGATCCAGCTGAGGCTCGCAACCTCTACACATCGTCATATTTCGCAGTCAAGCGAACGTATGCTGAGGCGGCTGTCCAGTGGGCTCGAACCGCTGACCGGCGGGCGAACACTTGGGCGGTTCTCTCTGCAGAACACGGGATCTTGATGCCTCGGCAGACGGTCGCCCCGTACGATACGACCATCGAGGACCTGCGCGGTGAACCCATCGAGGGAGAAGCCAATTATCGGCTGCCGTCAGGAGACCGAGTTGAGAGCCGACTAGATCAGTGGGCGCTCCGTGTCCACTCATCGCTGGGCGATTGGCTCCGGCGGCCATACGCTACCGATCAACAGGAGTCCCCCTGTCGGGAGCTGGTCGTTCTGGCCGGCAGCGACTACGTCGACGCGCTGCGTGAGCGCGACATCTTCGACGGCCGACCAACTGCGATTCGGACTGGCCGGGAGACCTACACTGCTCTTCCCCCGAAAGCGACAGTTCGCTTCCCCTTCCAGGAGCGTGACTTCGACGGGATGTTCGACCAGATGGACTGGCTTTCAGACCGGGCCGAAGAACTCTCGTCAGCAGCGGGTCCAGCCCGACGATCAGAACTCTCGGCCTTTGACGGGGGCTTCGAGCGCGATTCTGCTACGTGGCAAACAGACCACAGTGGCGTCGACGTCGAGGGGACTGAGCAAGCTGGACTGGATGCATTCGAGAACGTCCCCGAACGGTTCCTTGCCACGAGACAAACGATTCTTGCGACCGACGGCGGGGAAGGAGAACAGGATGGATAG
- a CDS encoding RPA family protein, with the protein MRELAQRAFAGEFNDAGYTFRESDDDRAPVYALLPTGAKANRVFVVGTLTETDDVGSDDEYWQGRIVGPTGTFFTYAGQYQPEAAAMLREVDPPVFVALVGKPRTYETDDGDTNVSLRPEHLTVVDADTRNRWVTETAKRTLERLERFEDDTNEYAAMAREEYDTDPDQYRQTVIQALEELTDDAETAPTSQDQAGGVTPSTAEDASGSTTEVSTDEDSPSQSGGDIGDFDTTDLDS; encoded by the coding sequence ATGCGTGAACTCGCACAGCGAGCCTTCGCTGGGGAATTCAACGATGCAGGCTATACCTTCCGGGAGTCAGACGATGACCGCGCGCCCGTCTATGCCCTGCTGCCGACAGGCGCGAAAGCAAACCGCGTGTTTGTCGTCGGCACCCTGACCGAAACCGACGATGTCGGCAGCGATGATGAGTACTGGCAGGGCCGAATTGTCGGGCCCACAGGGACGTTCTTCACCTATGCTGGCCAGTACCAACCCGAAGCAGCCGCCATGCTACGAGAGGTTGACCCGCCCGTCTTCGTCGCGCTTGTTGGCAAGCCCCGAACCTATGAAACCGACGACGGCGACACCAACGTCTCGCTCCGACCAGAGCACCTGACCGTTGTTGATGCAGACACCCGCAATCGGTGGGTGACAGAAACAGCGAAGCGAACTCTGGAGCGGCTCGAACGCTTCGAGGACGACACCAACGAGTACGCTGCTATGGCTCGCGAAGAGTATGACACCGATCCTGACCAGTACCGACAAACCGTTATCCAAGCGCTTGAGGAACTCACCGACGACGCCGAAACTGCCCCGACTTCGCAGGATCAAGCCGGTGGCGTGACACCATCCACAGCAGAGGATGCGTCCGGCAGTACCACAGAGGTCTCAACAGACGAGGACAGTCCGTCACAGTCGGGTGGCGACATCGGCGACTTCGATACGACTGACCTCGACTCGTAA
- a CDS encoding ArdC-like ssDNA-binding domain-containing protein, with product MSTIQSDTPEQSSQQTTCTFDDSDSRDEEMRDQLDAWVEDLADLTNEAQTSEQFQQWLDVQSKFHDYSARNTLLIKLQCPEATRVAGYNTWQDEFDRYVQQGEDAIWIWAPIITKKCPECGNSPSYHENTDCEYDETNPEQWRRGLVGFRPTSVFDISQTEGEPLPELETEAHGDPDGLVEDLLDATDEVGVDARIVTPEEWEHGSARGVCERRNVMTTNPMVEAVDRDNRAALASTLIHEFAHAELHFNVEDEAERSKREVEAEAVAYVVSRHFGLDPENSAFYLAAWDGDAPETLRDRLDRISSTAADLIDAVEGAS from the coding sequence ATGTCAACGATACAGTCAGACACGCCAGAGCAGTCCAGCCAGCAGACCACTTGCACCTTCGACGATTCGGACTCCCGGGACGAGGAGATGCGCGACCAACTCGATGCGTGGGTCGAGGACCTCGCCGACCTCACGAACGAAGCGCAGACCAGTGAGCAGTTCCAGCAGTGGCTCGATGTGCAGAGCAAGTTCCACGACTATTCAGCACGGAACACGCTACTCATTAAGCTTCAGTGTCCCGAGGCAACGCGAGTCGCCGGGTACAATACGTGGCAAGACGAGTTCGACCGCTACGTCCAGCAAGGCGAGGATGCCATCTGGATCTGGGCCCCCATTATCACGAAGAAGTGCCCCGAATGTGGGAACTCGCCGTCATATCACGAGAACACAGATTGCGAATACGATGAAACCAACCCCGAGCAGTGGCGTCGGGGACTGGTCGGGTTCCGGCCAACGTCGGTGTTCGATATCTCCCAGACCGAGGGCGAACCGCTTCCCGAACTGGAGACAGAAGCTCACGGCGACCCGGATGGACTTGTCGAGGACCTCTTGGACGCCACCGACGAGGTCGGCGTCGACGCAAGAATCGTCACTCCGGAAGAGTGGGAGCATGGGTCTGCACGGGGCGTTTGCGAGCGTCGGAACGTCATGACCACGAATCCGATGGTCGAAGCGGTCGACCGAGACAATCGGGCCGCCCTCGCGAGTACACTGATTCACGAGTTCGCCCATGCAGAGCTTCACTTCAATGTCGAGGATGAGGCGGAGCGGTCGAAACGCGAGGTCGAAGCCGAGGCAGTCGCCTACGTGGTCAGTCGTCACTTCGGGCTGGACCCAGAGAACTCGGCGTTCTACCTCGCGGCGTGGGACGGCGACGCACCAGAGACGCTTCGGGACCGGTTGGACCGTATCTCGTCGACTGCGGCGGATCTGATCGACGCCGTCGAAGGTGCCAGCTGA
- a CDS encoding replication factor A (Replication protein A protects and stabilize the intermediate ssDNA that is generated by the unwinding action of a DNA helicase at the replication fork. In addition, SSBs prevent the formation of secondary structures by single-stranded template DNA.) — MSNSDIQQEAQDIHDQLPESVDASLDDIEERLTTLVDDYRVPLDEARRSVVSTYLSDSDVDRDEVSSEDGNQQVDLEEITEAEQWVDITAKVTDLWEPRSDSIAQVGLLGDETGTIKFTKWAKSDLEALTEGQVYDLGNVVTDEYQGQYSVKLNRTTTIEALDQDIEVGDDTTDAEGALVDIQSGSGLIKRCPEDDCTRVLQNGRCSEHGEGEGEFDLRIKGVIDNGDTVQEVIFDKEATEQVADITLSQAQEMAMDALDTSVVADEIREVTLGHYYRVQGPELGRYLLVNEFEQLAEMHDPEQLLITARSI; from the coding sequence ATGAGCAACTCTGATATACAGCAAGAAGCCCAAGACATACACGACCAGTTACCCGAGTCAGTCGATGCCTCCCTCGACGACATCGAGGAACGGCTCACCACACTTGTCGATGACTACAGAGTCCCACTCGACGAAGCTCGACGTAGTGTCGTGAGTACCTATCTTTCTGACAGCGATGTTGACCGCGACGAAGTTAGCAGCGAGGACGGCAACCAACAAGTCGATCTCGAGGAAATTACCGAAGCCGAACAGTGGGTCGACATTACCGCCAAAGTCACTGATCTCTGGGAGCCCCGCAGTGACTCGATTGCACAAGTTGGCCTCCTCGGTGACGAAACTGGAACCATCAAGTTCACCAAATGGGCCAAGTCTGACCTCGAAGCACTCACCGAGGGCCAAGTCTATGACCTTGGAAATGTTGTCACCGATGAGTATCAGGGCCAGTACTCGGTCAAACTCAATCGCACCACGACCATCGAAGCACTCGACCAAGATATCGAAGTCGGCGACGACACCACCGATGCTGAGGGTGCACTCGTCGATATCCAGTCAGGCAGCGGGCTGATCAAACGCTGTCCAGAAGACGACTGCACGCGTGTCCTCCAAAACGGGCGATGCAGTGAACACGGCGAGGGCGAAGGCGAGTTCGACCTCCGAATCAAAGGTGTGATTGACAATGGCGATACAGTCCAAGAGGTCATCTTCGACAAAGAGGCGACTGAGCAGGTCGCCGACATCACGTTGTCACAAGCCCAAGAAATGGCCATGGACGCTTTGGATACAAGCGTCGTCGCCGACGAGATACGTGAGGTGACGCTTGGGCACTACTATCGCGTCCAAGGCCCTGAACTGGGCCGGTATTTGCTCGTCAACGAGTTCGAGCAACTCGCCGAGATGCATGATCCAGAACAACTCCTCATCACTGCGAGGTCGATCTAG
- a CDS encoding helix-turn-helix domain-containing protein, with the protein MTEFDPAPESKATEPRWQQGEDTFSRVYDVAMGITSPTPAAEIADVADCSPNAAKKHLDRLAKMGIISVNRDGRPVQYERNEGYLEWQDASRIADELTVKEIINRVSELEEDRADYEDEFGATDPTAVNVYDHGSHEAIHDRMTAVSEWRSVIRDIRLYELARQLAENDGHLISA; encoded by the coding sequence ATGACGGAGTTTGATCCGGCACCGGAGTCAAAAGCCACCGAACCACGGTGGCAGCAGGGGGAGGATACGTTCAGTCGTGTCTACGATGTCGCTATGGGGATTACTTCACCCACCCCCGCTGCCGAGATTGCAGACGTTGCAGATTGTTCTCCGAACGCTGCGAAAAAGCATCTTGATCGACTGGCCAAAATGGGCATTATCAGCGTGAACCGTGACGGCCGACCCGTGCAGTACGAACGCAACGAGGGGTATCTAGAATGGCAAGATGCCAGCCGGATTGCCGACGAACTGACTGTCAAAGAGATCATCAACCGAGTCAGTGAGCTTGAAGAAGATCGGGCCGACTATGAAGATGAATTTGGCGCTACCGATCCAACTGCTGTGAACGTCTACGACCACGGCAGCCACGAGGCTATTCATGACCGGATGACTGCAGTCAGTGAGTGGCGCAGTGTCATTCGGGATATTCGACTGTACGAACTCGCCCGTCAGCTCGCAGAGAACGATGGGCACCTAATCTCGGCATAG
- a CDS encoding ParA family protein encodes MTKRIGITNQKGGVSKTTNTINVAGGLADRGLDVLAIDMDPQGYLTHRLGFKEAYKADSPNFADALNSPSDYDIRNLVVIHDEYDLLPANIDMFHLEQELIGSGMRPRLRLSDVLESVDDWDVMVIDSPPSLGPLNDNVVLAAENLLVPVEADESSQLALTHLLRQLDTLEDNYGAAIDILGVIVSNVSYPLDNEQQSSIDWYEDRFEGRVPVWIIRSRAALKRAVKSGGSVFADDAEDVDMAAVYTEIAEEVAP; translated from the coding sequence ATGACGAAACGAATCGGAATCACGAACCAGAAAGGGGGCGTGTCGAAAACGACGAACACGATCAACGTTGCCGGCGGGCTCGCCGATCGCGGCCTGGATGTCCTGGCCATCGACATGGACCCACAGGGGTATCTCACCCACCGTCTCGGTTTCAAAGAGGCGTACAAGGCTGACTCACCGAACTTCGCAGACGCTTTGAACTCGCCGTCTGACTACGATATCCGGAACCTCGTCGTCATACACGACGAATACGACTTGCTCCCCGCAAACATCGATATGTTCCACTTGGAGCAGGAACTCATCGGCTCCGGAATGCGCCCCAGGCTCCGACTCAGCGACGTTCTCGAGAGTGTCGATGATTGGGACGTCATGGTCATCGACTCCCCACCAAGTCTCGGACCGCTGAACGACAACGTTGTCCTCGCTGCGGAGAATCTTCTCGTCCCGGTCGAAGCCGACGAATCCAGTCAGCTGGCGCTGACGCACTTGCTCCGCCAACTCGATACTCTCGAAGACAACTATGGAGCCGCAATCGACATCCTCGGAGTCATCGTTTCGAACGTCAGCTACCCACTAGATAACGAGCAGCAATCCAGCATTGACTGGTACGAGGACCGGTTCGAAGGTCGTGTACCGGTATGGATCATCCGTTCCCGAGCAGCCCTGAAGCGTGCGGTAAAGAGCGGTGGGTCAGTGTTCGCTGACGACGCCGAAGATGTCGATATGGCGGCTGTGTATACCGAGATTGCTGAAGAGGTGGCGCCATGA